Proteins found in one Gigantopelta aegis isolate Gae_Host chromosome 12, Gae_host_genome, whole genome shotgun sequence genomic segment:
- the LOC121385802 gene encoding galanin receptor type 1-like, which yields MKDFTNVDISAFVVYVILFCIGIPGNLVIVLRVVMDRKLHSPTFIVISSLAVADFLFLGCRIPLEILHLLNVNWVYGRFLCKMSYFLNQTASYSAAYHLVLMAVIRYYLLVHPFSAVVHLTTKRACLATLTIWVLTALLLLPVTVTSDIEAVECQGVVYTYCTINPKDHNSVNIFVICYSIFSYALPLVIITVLHSIKARAVARAVRDLTDKKKRQMSTMVVLVIMLFGVLLLPVHVKNLVSQFVSIPLSTAIQATDLLFRSLAYTNSCINPLVYAFLSAQFRKSLKRMCRCTRVNTSCRSNLYQLSAGSSTPNHLPLSITLRGSNATDMDHVSAI from the coding sequence atgaaggatTTCACAAATGTTGACATATCTGCCTTCGTGGTGTACGTTATCTTGTTCTGTATTGGAATACCAGGAAATCTCGTCATTGTTCTCAGAGTAGTAATGGACCGGAAGTTGCACAGCCCTACCTTTATAGTTATTTCCAGTCTGGCAGTGGCGGACTTTCTGTTCCTGGGCTGCAGGATTCCGCTAGAAATTCTCCACCTGCTCAACGTCAACTGGGTTTATGGCCGATTTCTTTGCAAGATGTCTTATTTTCTTAACCAGACCGCTAGCTATTCGGCTGCCTACCATTTAGTTTTGATGGCTGTTATTAGGTATTATTTATTAGTGCATCCGTTTTCCGCTGTAGTACATTTGACTACAAAAAGGGCGTGCCTAGCCACACTAACGATTTGGGTTCTTACAGCACTGTTACTATTGCCTGTGACTGTTACTAGCGATATTGAGGCTGTGGAGTGCCAAGGTGTTGTCTATACCTATTGTACTATTAATCCGAAAGACCATAATTCTGTGAACATTTTTGTAATCTGTTACAGTATATTTTCCTACGCTCTCCCTCTCGTCATAATTACTGTACTGCACAGTATCAAAGCACGTGCAGTTGCACGCGCTGTGCGTGATCTGACAGACAAAAAGAAGCGCCAGATGTCGACTATGGTGGTTCTGGTGATCATGCTGTTTGGAGTTCTGCTTCTCCCAGTGCATGTGAAGAATCTAGTGTCCCAGTTTGTTTCCATTCCTCTGAGTACTGCGATCCAGGCCACCGACCTGCTGTTTCGATCCCTTGCTTATACCAACAGTTGCATCAACCCGCTCGTTTATGCCTTCTTGTCCGCACAGTTCAGAAAGAGTCTCAAACGAATGTGTCGATGCACCAGAGTGAACACATCATGTCGATCAAACTTGTATCAGTTGTCGGCAGGTTCCTCCACACCAAATCATTTACCACTGTCGATAACGTTAAGAGGTTCTAATGCAACTGATATGGATCACGTGTCAGCCATCTAA